The following are encoded in a window of Pseudomonas multiresinivorans genomic DNA:
- a CDS encoding IclR family transcriptional regulator codes for MNEAEDSVPTKGAKVQSAEVGTQILKALADLAPSTSLKRLGEYLDMPAAKVHRYLQALIASGFAEQDPVTNHYGLGREALYVGLAAIRRLDVVKVASPALAELRDTLGQTCFLAIWGSHGPTVVQVEPAQGMVTLVTQVGSVLPLHGSSTGLVFAAFKAGLEEGADQAVLGSIRSEGLHAIHGLLMPGVNALSVPLFKTGRELAGVITVVGSQASFAAEAHGEAARTLLAMARQVSLRMGGDIWDYDAPGGPLPNPLPEGRGD; via the coding sequence ATGAACGAGGCAGAAGACTCCGTCCCGACGAAGGGCGCAAAAGTGCAGTCCGCCGAGGTCGGCACGCAGATCCTCAAGGCCCTGGCGGACCTCGCGCCGAGCACCTCGCTCAAGCGCCTGGGCGAGTACCTGGACATGCCGGCGGCCAAGGTTCACCGCTACCTGCAGGCGCTGATCGCCAGCGGCTTCGCCGAGCAGGACCCGGTGACCAACCATTACGGCCTGGGGCGCGAGGCGCTCTATGTCGGCCTGGCGGCGATCCGTCGGCTGGACGTGGTGAAGGTGGCCAGTCCTGCGCTGGCGGAGTTGCGTGACACCCTCGGGCAGACCTGCTTCCTGGCCATCTGGGGCAGCCACGGGCCGACAGTGGTGCAGGTGGAGCCGGCGCAGGGGATGGTCACGCTGGTCACGCAAGTGGGCTCGGTGCTGCCGCTGCACGGCTCGTCCACCGGGCTGGTGTTCGCGGCGTTCAAGGCGGGGTTGGAAGAGGGTGCGGACCAGGCTGTGCTCGGCAGTATCCGTAGCGAAGGCCTGCATGCGATCCACGGCCTGTTGATGCCGGGGGTGAATGCGCTGTCGGTGCCGCTGTTCAAGACCGGCCGGGAGCTGGCTGGGGTGATTACCGTGGTCGGGTCGCAGGCGAGCTTTGCCGCCGAAGCTCATGGCGAGGCGGCGCGGACCTTGCTGGCGATGGCGCGGCAGGTGAGTTTGCGGATGGGGGGAGATATCTGGGATTACGACGCTCCGGGGGGCCCTCTCCCTAACCCTCTCCCTGAAGGGAGAGGGGACTGA